A window of Pyrus communis chromosome 3, drPyrComm1.1, whole genome shotgun sequence genomic DNA:
gcctcgacctcacgagttcaatggtgtaattggtttctTCGATCTACTAGAATTTGGTGGGTTTgatgtgtgtccgtacgttttcaaaatgaagaagaaggaatgGGGTTCTCgggggaaagaaagagagagacagagagacagagagacagagagacagagagaggcagtgagagtgagacagtgtgtgtgtgtgtggccctaagcttgccaacaccacacaaaacaaccaaaaacataacgaaaacaaactaggggtaaaattgtaatttcacacgtgcgttccaataatcccgggacgggatgtcacagcaATGCCATCAAAAGATGGTGGCCATAGGCGCCAGGCTGAGTAGCATAAAACTCAAAGCTAAAATTACTGTGGGTCCTTAAGATCCGTCGAGAACGATGCGATCTGGGTTTCCAAgtctgatgagattcttctAGATCTCTAGAAACCAATTTTCAAGTATGAGTTATCTCATGACGACTACAGGTCAttgtaaatttcaattctcaccgGAATTTGGTGGGGCGCTTTTGGCGCGgtgggagagacgaaaaatAGATGAAAAAAATGGACATACCTAAGAATGATGTCATCTTGAACCATTGTTTTGGGTCTGGATTCTGTGTAGCGTTTTCCACTTAGGCGAGAGCTTTTCGTGCTGATAACATGCTGTAAAATTGGCGATATGTGTGCAGTGGAACATAAAGTAAATAAGACACAATATTATGAGGTTCGGCAAGTGTGCCTACGTCCTCGGGGCAACAGTAGTACTTTATTtcattatgtgaaataataggagtacaaaaaTAACTCTtactattttctctcttttttctatCCCAGCTCACtgatattttcttttgtatctctcttctttctcttcttcctctcctctcttcttttctttttctctcttttttccttcctccGTATGCTCTCATTCTCTAGTCAAAAGATCACTGTAGCAACATTATTTGCTTTACTAACTTTCTTCATATGAATAATTATATTACAACATAATGGAGATTAGTGACGAACTATTCATGTGGCCCATCTACGTATTACATTACAACATAATGGAGTTTTTTGTAACTCTATGGCTTTcctgtttttctctttttatatttCTCAGCAAACCAATCATAAAAATCTAATGAATCCCCCGAAGAAGTGCATGGAACTTTACCAGTTACTTATTTTTAAAGAGCAAAAGGTAGAATTCGCACAATCTTCGAGAAATATTGGCTGCTGGAAGATTTCCTAACAAAGGTTTCTTGCAATTTTTGGCAGACGGCGAAAATCAGAATACAACCAATTGAAACTTGAGTTTTGAAagtttatttatgttattaagAAGGTAATAGCAGATTGAAACTCTTACCAACCTTGTCTAAATATGCATTTTCTCCAAATGCCTACTCAATTACTTATTTCCcaaactaatgaaaattgaacAGTACCgtagatttttcgttaaaactctcaatAAAAAAGCTAAAACACCTACAAACCATTTATTTTCCAAAATAGTAAGGGTCAAGGCAAAATAAAAACATTGGGTTTGGGATCATGTGAACTCAATGACCCCAATGTGGCTCCGCTACCAGCCCCTGTAGGCCCTAACTActgtcaattttatttttttttttaaaacaaaattcttTTAAAGATTGGTTTATAGGTTGATAAATTTCAACAACTTGACATATTGTAATTAACTTGCAGAACAATTAATATGTCTATGTATGTATCCTCAATTACTATCAGtttaaaacacacaaaaatattcCCTTCAAATCTAGATCACCTCttgccctaaaccctaaatcctaaATATCACCTTCCAAAGTTTTTCTTGGAATGAATACCACTTTTTGAAGGAAATTTCTTTAATACTATGTatcattgaaagaaagaaaaaaatgaatgaacGAGATTGATAATGAAatttggagagaaaaaaaaaagattgataATGAAAAATGTACAAATTGTAGAAACCAAATTTAACATCTAAGAACACTAGTAGAATGAAACCACACCCATTTTTAAAACAACGTCGCTTGTTTAAAAAAGGGCTGCATGTGAAATATCTTATGTCTAGGCTtgatgtaagatcccacatcgtccaggggtgAGGGTGAGGATCATGTAAGTCCTATATGTATATGCCCATCTCTACCTTGCATGAGGCCTttcgggagctcactggcttcgggttccatcagaactccgaagttaagcaagttcacgcaagagcaatcccaggatgggtgacccacttggaagttttcgtgtgagttcccaaaaacaaaaccgtgaaggcgtggtcggggcccaaagtggacaatatcgtgctacggtggagtcgagcccaagatgtggtgggggctcgggccgggatgtgacaatttggtatcagagccactctctggccggatgtgtgttgatgagaacgtcgggcccctaaggggggtggattgtaagatctcaCCATATCACCAAGGCCGGatgtgtgctgacgaggacgtcggacccctaaggggggtggattgtaagatcccatatCACCAaggggtgaggatcctgtaagccttatatgtatattctcatctctacctagtacaaggccttttgggagctcactggcttcgggttttatcagaacttcgaagttcagcgagttcgcgcgagagtaATCCTAGGATGGAAgatccactgagaagttcttgtgtgagttcccagaaacaaaaccgtaagggcgtggtcAACACTTGAAGTTTTCTATTTCTCAACTTTCCAAAGCGGACTGTTGTATGCCCTATTCAAGTAAAGAATGTAAAAATGTTAATAAAATTGACCTAATTTATACTATAGTAAACGACCATAATCTTGCATTTCCACTTATTCGATTGcatgatgtattatattgatAGATTGTTAGATTGAAAGAATAATTCGTTCAAGTTTTTGTAAAACTATATTTCCCACCATCCAAACAAGTTGtcccaattttgttttttattccgCCAGTCCTTTCTGAAATGTGGACCGCCCTTGATATAAATAGTAAAATacgcaaaaatataaaatgaattTAACTAAAAGATAAACAACCACATGACAtgatgttattattttttatttattaagagAAGACAATTAGTAGCAAGCTATAGTTATTCAGCTAGTTCGGGTTTGAAGGAGGCTATTTGAGAATTTCACTTTATCAGTTGCCGCGATCAAACAAATTCACAGCTTATAAAATATGGAACCGAAGATCTCTTGTTTATTCTTTAGAAAGCTGTTGTTTGTACTTTTCTACTGAACAAATTGTCGTGGTTCATGACATGATATATTTGGGTGGAGAATTGGATTGATCCTTTGGCCTGTATGAAACAATTTGTATACGTACGTCTTATTTGTTTCCCTTCCCTCTcccaatattatatttttagagTTGTCAGAGGATTATATTTTTTAGTTGGCTAAATAACAATTGATTATAAGAATAATTAGAGAATTACTATTGTCAGCCATTGACGGAAGCAGGTCTCCCAGCCCATCAACGTATAAATTTTGAATGATTTCACCTACTCAAAATTCACATAAGATGCATCCTACTACTAAAATTCTGGTTTCTGCCACATATTTGTTCATCCACGCAAAAAGAATAAAGAAGTTTGGATATGAAAAAGTATGCTGACGAATTTGTATTGTTTCAAATCCCTATTCTTATCaaacacaagaaaaacaaaaaatttcctaCTTGAACAAAAAATCTTGTAGTTTTGCCGTCCACTTTGCGTTGGTGGGTAGTAGTTGCTTGCACAACTCAAATAGTTAATGTGAAAGAACATTTAAACTTTCAAATGTGATAAACCAATTTGGTCTAAAATATCATCTACAAATATGTGTTAGGTCAATTAGTTAATATAGCGTATTTTCGCTTTGCACCAGAGTCGGATCACTCCATATAGACTAAACTAGTTTAGTCTATAATTGACATAACATGACATGCACGCATGACTATCACAATATGCATAAAAATAGTACAAAAATAGGATCTCCCTCACATTTTTCTTGCttgtataaagaaaaaaatgatcatcttgagaaaaaaaatcacatttaatgGCAAAGATGGTGtgcatcttttttcttttaaatcattttcaattGTCCCCAACTTCCCAAATACTACCAAATTCCATGAATTAGTCATCAACTACTTCCCTTGATCTCTAAtgaggatttggatcccatccagATCCAAATTGTGGGGATTCTAGAGATCGTCACATCTTAACCATTCATCATATATTGTgcaatcagaaatcattttgaaatttttatttaaaagtaaacacaaatagtacataATGAAAACTGACCACACAATATTCGATGAACGGTTAGAATATGAGTATCTCtagaattctcacaaagagaatctgaAGAGAATCCTCGTTCCTCCGCTGAGACATTGGAAAAAGTTGCCACCAAATAAAACAGAGCCGAAAGCAATAATACGTTGAGGCTTTTAATGAGGCTTCTTTTGCCTTTTTCTTATTTCATTCAAGTCTTTGGGTCACTCAGAGAATAGTGAGACTGTAAAGTGATACACAAATACAGCCTAATCCAGCCCAATGTGGCTTGGCttccattaaaaaattaaaatgatagaCAAAAAGATGGTGTTCAAATAGAATATTGTTATATAAAATTCAATGAGGATAAAGGCAATGCCATGAGCACTTGCACATCAACCTCGTAAAATAATTCAATAGGAATAGTAAACAAATCTGGCAGATGGAAGACATTATCGGAATTATGCATTGGTTGCAGGAGAGAATTTCTCGTAGGTTAGTTAAGCCAGTTGGCCAGATACCCGAATTCAATGCATTTTACCCGTAAGACGTAACTACATAGAACGTAATGCCAGATGAAGTACCAATGACTAATAAATGCATAGAAATATGAAGCAATAACGGCAATTGACAACATAGCATTGAACAATCTATTTACACTGCTAGCCAAGACCCGAAAATTTGTATTAAAACtcctaaacaacaaaaaaaagttcCTAGTCATCCTGAAAGTTGGGTACTAAATAGATCTAAATACTTCCACATGAACAAATCAGATCACTACACAAAGAGAACAGAGATTCTTTGATACAGTTTCGACATTCAAATTTACCAGAAAGGTACCCAGTAATTTCTAGTCGGTTTAGCTGGGGGTGAGTTGTCGCTTTTGAGGCTGGTTCACAAATCCTGCATCTTCAAGAACGCGAAATACAGTAACTTTCAGCACAATGTCCTTCATCTTGAGAAATTCAAAGACACAAACATCCCCCTCTCCCAGATTGTTATCCATCGTAAACTCATACCATCCCTGGCTTAATTTTGCTCTACCTCCTCTATAAAGGCATCGGACTGACCATTGTCTACCATCAGCGGACTGAAGTTTGATGAATCCTGAAACCCCATTTAAATTCTTTTCGGCAAAGCAGGATGGCAAATACTGCATGAGCAAAAAGTAATGTTAAGCCAAGATGTAACAATCTGAAATCAACAAGCAGAAGCAATGTATCACATCATTATTGAAAACTCACCATTATACAACCTCTATATAGGTAGGATGGTCGAAGGACGACCCTGCAGAAAGGATTATCTGGCTCAAATGTTTTGGCTGCATTGATAGCCCTTTCTCTTTCTTCAGCTGTCACGGTTCTCTTCCTTGCAGATGCACTTTCATAAAACCGAAAGCGGATTTccacttctttttcttgtttagaAGAAGACTCCTGCACATCTGCACTCTCATAGAATTAAAAACGAGGTTCGCAATTCCCATTAACGATATGACAAACAGTATGAGTTCAGAGATCTTACCAGGATTAACCTTCCGCTTTTTTCTCATAGTCTTCTTTATGCTTCGTGTATCTTCACCTGGACTACGCAATTTGACTTCATCCACTGTCTTTTTAAGCTCTGTTACATTAAATTGAAGACCATTATCTCGAGTAGATTCATTACCTGCTTGTAGATCATCACCCTTCGACAGATGCAGGTTCCCAGCATCACTCCTGCTCATGCAATTCTTAGGTTTGGAACCATTAAACAAATTCTGCAGCGATGGAGTACAATTTTTCCCAGGCATCAGTTGATTTGCAGAGTCACCAAAGCGCTTGTCTCTCAAAGAATCAGTAACAATGGATGTAGGGGAGGAACCCAAGATTTCAACCGAGTCATCATCTTCCATTTCTTCAAAAACTTGATACCGGTAAACAGAACCTCCAGTACTACTGAGAGCAGTAGGTTGATAGTTAATCTCAGCAgttttcaaattaaatatatGGACAGTGAAAGACGAACACCCTTCATATCTGAATGTTAAAAAGTATCCAACACGGATTGAATAATGTTCAATGAACTCCTGCCAAACACCGTGAAACCAAAACTTGTTATCAACCTTCTTTACTCCCACATGCCAAACACGACCATCAGGAACAGTGAGCTTAGCAGTGGTAGATAGCTCATTTCTGAATTTCTGGACAAAACTTTCCGGGATCCTCTACAATTACAAAATCAAGCAAGGGTTTTAGCTAGAATAAAACACCCACCATGCAAAGTTTCAGGTCCATGAAGGTGATTCTTAAACCAATCAGATAATTATATGAACAAAACTCACGTTATTTGTATGAAACAAATCTCATGTTTCAGAGGCCTCCCAAAGGCATGAAGCAAGTAAACCACAAATTTTTTCGGAGACAAAAGTGACCAGAAAATAAAAGCAGAGGCAACTATTAAGAAGCATATCAATTTTTGATATGAGCCTAAACAATCAGATTGGAGAGACTAGAAATGGAGTAAGAACAACGCTATTACCACCATTCGGGAAATGAATTATAATTGTAAAATCCGATAAAAACTTCTTTATTTGCTGAGAATTCATAAATTCAAAGTTGCTAATGCACCGTTGCAACTTTTACCGATAGTAGAGCACTACAACTCTAATTTTGTTTCTTCAACGAATAGCAGAGATTAAGAAAAATAGTGGAAATCTCAAGCGATTTTTGGTCCTACCTAAACTATAGTCCAAATAACTTTTATCTAGTTAAACAATTATACGTGCAACGGTGCAAGACTCCCTCTACCTCGACGAAAATTCCTACCAGGAATAAACAATCTATCATATATCATCCATTGGTGCCAGAAGATTTTCAAACTTAGAATAACATTCCATCTCCCTAAACGGAGCCAAACCGATATCAAATCTCATGTTTTCATTCCAGTAAGAAATAAAGTTAGCATCCATACTGGGCTGGCTTTTGATTATCTTCCTAACATTAGGAATCTGATGaacgaaatttaaaattaaaaataataataataataaataaaaaatcatagaAGTCAAATTTCATTTTGAAAAATCTTATTAACCATTGACAATGTAACCAAACAAGTCTATCGGATTTCTATTAGAACACCCTTTGacgaaaaattgaagaaaatatcTAAACAACGTGGAATTACCATACAACCAAACCAAAGTTTCAACCTTTATGTTTTTACCCACCCACcaaaaaaaacacaacacaaACTGGGAATTTGAAGGGTTTTTTCCTGTCTTAAATGGGTCTGCAAAATCCTCCAGAAACAGAAGAAATAAAACCCAATTTTGCATCTGGATTCCACACCCCCAGTTTTCTCAGCACACCAAACAAAGCAAGATTAAAATAACCCAAACATTAATCACTAATCAGCAGTTCAGCACAGAATTAAGAACAAAAAACCACAATTAAAAGGCTAAATATAAAGAGAGTAAGAGATTGTACCAGCTGCTTAGCTTGGAGAGTAGAGGACACAATCAGCTTGTGAAAATAAGGGgtcatcattttcatttttttttttttgggctttgGTCGCAGGAaggcttattttttttttttttttttttttttgggggcgGGGGGTGGGTTGGTTTTGCAGGTTTTGGTCAGGAGAAAAGCATTGAAATTGTGTAGATTTTGCAGGGTGAGAGCGACTGCCTGAGGAGTGAGGGAAGGCTGTTGTGTGAATCTGTGTCCTTTGTTTTCAGATCTGAGTTTTAACCCCTCCACAGAACCTACAGGCCTACACAAAAACACTTCTCCAAAAACAGGTCTTAGGAGTCAAACTCTCGTTTAccaacaaaaaaacacaaaaataaaaacaaataagcCTCTGTGCAATTACGTATCTAATCTACTCTGCTCTGCTACTTGACCTAAACGTTGAACGAGTCCAAGCTGGGTCCATGTCCTTCGCCTGCCACAATCCATTTTGTGTACGGGTCGGGTTCCTCACAGCGGGTCGGGTTCCTCACAGCAAATTGAGTCTAACCCAACTATCATAAACTCGTCAACTTTCTTGCTTTTCcttgtttcccttttttttttttggtaaacttcctTGTTTCCTTTTTTGTGAACGGAATGCTCCAGTTAATTagtacacaatcacattcccaaataaaCCCACATTTTACAATGGTGTAAATGAGATTGGTCGTGCGATCCAATACCTTGGTAAGTTTCTGGCAAGTAGACATTGTGGGACAATGATTTTTCGAGATCGGGGTAAGTGAATCAGAATACAGGTACCTTAGAAGTTCGGTCATGACTCATCAGTTTCGAGTGGAGCTGGATCAGACGGAGTAGTGGTGCCACCATCATTCTATTCCGTGGCAATAGGCAAAGTCAGAGTGACTTCGTCAATAATGACCATACTTGTTCCGCAAGATAAAAAGATCTGATCCAACATGGAATAAGCTAGATCCTCTACATATCTTAGGGTTCCTACAATCTAGAAATTAGCATGCGCtgcaagtaatcacactcctaagAGGATGTGACATCTACTTCTCGATATtctttgacacaccccgaccgagatcagggcgtgctgggcgtcacacgaaggtgacgtaaccatgtgcacgtgcggaagctaataaagtagtaatataaaaagtacgaataattaaaaactagcatacaaagtactaaaacaagtgctagcgtaagtgaaacacaaattcagagcaagtctacagcagtccaaaagaaaagatgcgacaacagtacacccgaaggtgaccctacgctggtgagtgtctgtcagaaatgccagAAAAGCCCtttgggaaaccaccgaaactgctaagcaactagaacctggaggggcgcaaaacaaaagcgtgagtgggcaaaaacaaagcttttcgaaaaccatttagtaaaatacattctaacccctcgccgtaaaacctgtatacttcccagaaaataacatatatacgtatgtatagatatgccaatcatgctcaagggtatgccaatcatgctcaagaatatgccgtgtcggaacctcataatgaaatgcaagtgctcaggtatagaTCGTAatcataacatataatctggcagccggagtcacctaacgtgacctgtacggctgcatatagagctcaaatctcatactcaataactgaacctgcccacgagtcggaaccacctaaagtggtctgtacgacaggcctgggtgtaatacatatatacgctctagtgctacgatcacgtgaaggctgtgcgaataatcgcgggtcacctacgagtcggaaccacctaaagtggtctgtacgacaggactgtgcacctaacttggatccaagctgagcgtgtggtgcgggaggtgaacatcacgttaaggactatgccctactctgggcgggagcactaacaccgggggtgcaggttatgagctctctaagcatctcaaactactactgaatgtaaatatgaataacacttacctggcacttacctgtgcgtccacagcacccaatatgcatatgtatatgtataccaCTACTAAtgtatgcaatgatgcataaacgataataatatggtgcatggcataaaacaattaacccttttcaaacaatttctgggaaaataaatgtatataggtatatacggaaaaccaaaagcccactcactggtatgtggaagggtcgtagccccctacctcgagtgaccacgctcgtcctcgggatacgtatcacctatatgcgaaacaactataaaaacgtcaattttaaagcacataaccaacttctcgtaataacttctcatacattgctcaaattggacaaatgaatataccaacgtgctttacacaacctcaggatcacacccatatttttagaaaaaaatttctccgccgcacgcgcccccacgcgccggccaaggcacagccacacgcaccggccacgcgcaggcacgtgcctggcacgctgacggcgtcaactgacgccgtgaggaatattccgttagttctaacggattccgtcaacggcgtcaggaatattccgtcggatttgacgaaatattccgtctccttctccggcgaacctccggcgccgtcgccggtgccggaaaactgggaaattttaaaaccgtgttttctcactcgtttctcaaccatttttcatgattcttgCACCAAAACAACGCCtagaactagtagaacaacgatATACAAGTTTTAAGGGTCAAAAATCACCAGAACTTACCTGTTCAAACtatccaaaaccggccaactccgaccacggtgatcccgacgtcaaaactcttcaaacgaagcactccgaggctccttgggacaccaccaagctacctatgaGCTTCAAATTTCCTAAAACGTTAGTATTTACGTtcgcatgaatagtactcaaatcggaccaccttgaaacgacgtgaaaacgttagagttctcacctgaaaatggtacgatcgtgctcctctcaacctcacgaGCTTGAAGGTGtacttggtttcctcgatctgtaaGGGTTTGGTgtagttgtgtgtgtgtccgtacgtttccAAAGAGAAGGGAAGGAATGGAGCtcaggagagagagacagggaaatgGACAGGGGATAGAGGAgagtgacagtgtgtgtgtgtggcccagcacatgccacaccacacaaaacaaccaataatgtaACGAAAATGAACTAGgggcaaagtagtcatttcacACGTACGATTTCGAtaatttcgggacgggatgtcacattctTTAGGATTCTCCAGACTTAGAAGATCAATGAGAATGTCTTAGGATCGAATCAGCTTGACTTCAATCGTCTAATATTTTGTTGATGAGCGAAGAAAAATTCGGGGGCACAATATTCTTGGTGGTGACTTCTTGGATCATCTGATCTATTAAAGTCACATAGAGCTTCGAATTGCCCAACAAGAGCTCCCACGCATGTCTACTAATGTGTGGCATAGTGAGTTGATGGGAGCTTGACATGATTTGAAAATGTCGCAACTAAGGTCAATTATGTGGACCTAGAAGATATTGCGATACTTCCTAatagtaaagacataaccatttgggaACACCTTGTGCAAGTTTGATAAGCAACCAGCGTCATCAAAACTAATAAGGCAAACATAATTTTGAGGATTAGGGAGTTGGATCTAGGGctgggcccaattttgaagggaccagACTGGACCCGGGTTTAAAAAAAACAGGCCGGGCTGGGGCGGGTACAACAAAATCTAATACATGAACTGAACCTAACCCGGCCCGTTTGAAACGTGCCGGGTCCAAGggtcattttttttgtttttattctctTCTTCTTTAACTCTCTTGAATCTCGATTGTTCGAGGAGATGTTGAATCATGGCAACAAGAATGCAAGCCTTCTaattctcttcttcttcaagtatCTTGTTCCCATTTAACCCTTTCAACCCTACACAAAGATTGGGGATTCTCCCCCAATCTCAAAACCCTCAATCCAACCTTTTGACATTCCAATATAGCAATACTGCAATAACACCTATATATATCTAGCAATATTGCAATAAGTCAgaaatgtaattcaaattttaaaaaaaaccctaaacggTGGTAATAGATCAATCATCAatctacaaattttaatttaaaaaccctaaaatccctaTACCAGAAATTCACATTAATAACAAAACTCTAATTCAAAATTATCTAAATTTGAAAGGGATGATGGTTGGTAGCAGTGTCCTCGACGACGGTGATGGTAGTTACGACGGCAGTGGTGTTGTCGAAGAGGGGAGAATCAAGCCGTCATGGTTTTGGAACTTAGGTTCTCTGGAATGTCGTCGAGGAGGATAGCTGGATAGGTGGTGCTGTTGTGTTGGTCATGACGGAGGTGATGGGTTGGCTGATTTATGTGAGGTGAGGCTGGTGAGCACTATCGTCGAGGAGAAGAAGACGATTGAGAGTTGGA
This region includes:
- the LOC137729074 gene encoding B3 domain-containing transcription factor VRN1-like isoform X1, with translation MKMMTPYFHKLIVSSTLQAKQLRIPESFVQKFRNELSTTAKLTVPDGRVWHVGVKKVDNKFWFHGVWQEFIEHYSIRVGYFLTFRYEGCSSFTVHIFNLKTAEINYQPTALSSTGGSVYRYQVFEEMEDDDSVEILGSSPTSIVTDSLRDKRFGDSANQLMPGKNCTPSLQNLFNGSKPKNCMSRSDAGNLHLSKGDDLQAGNESTRDNGLQFNVTELKKTVDEVKLRSPGEDTRSIKKTMRKKRKVNPDVQESSSKQEKEVEIRFRFYESASARKRTVTAEERERAINAAKTFEPDNPFCRVVLRPSYLYRGCIMYLPSCFAEKNLNGVSGFIKLQSADGRQWSVRCLYRGGRAKLSQGWYEFTMDNNLGEGDVCVFEFLKMKDIVLKVTVFRVLEDAGFVNQPQKRQLTPS
- the LOC137729074 gene encoding B3 domain-containing transcription factor VRN1-like isoform X2, with protein sequence MKMMTPYFHKLIVSSTLQAKQLRIPESFVQKFRNELSTTAKLTVPDGRVWHVGVKKVDNKFWFHGVWQEFIEHYSIRVGYFLTFRYEGCSSFTVHIFNLKTAEINYQPTALSSTGGSVYRYQVFEEMEDDDSVEILGSSPTSIVTDSLRDKRFGDSANQLMPGKNCTPSLQNLFNGSKPKNCMSRSDAGNLHLSKGDDLQAGEDTRSIKKTMRKKRKVNPDVQESSSKQEKEVEIRFRFYESASARKRTVTAEERERAINAAKTFEPDNPFCRVVLRPSYLYRGCIMYLPSCFAEKNLNGVSGFIKLQSADGRQWSVRCLYRGGRAKLSQGWYEFTMDNNLGEGDVCVFEFLKMKDIVLKVTVFRVLEDAGFVNQPQKRQLTPS